From the genome of Anoplopoma fimbria isolate UVic2021 breed Golden Eagle Sablefish chromosome 1, Afim_UVic_2022, whole genome shotgun sequence, one region includes:
- the LOC129092475 gene encoding olfactory receptor 2AT4-like, translating into MPEGNHSTVTEFILTGFPGLDPEYQGLVSAVLFLVYILTLTGNVTILFLFATNHSLHKPMYYIILNLCTCDILLSTTTLPKIISKYWFQTGTISFTACFVQMYFVHYLGTVNSYILFLMALDRYVAICHPLKYPIVLKSSNIQILSITAWIIAKAGPLMLVIRAYPLPYCSSNIINHCFCDHIGITTLACVNRAPYALPAFTFAMCSLLGPLAFILFSYCTIIIAVLRIANGQGRIKSLSTCSTQLIIISLYYLPRCFVYLASNVGIKFSSEVRIVIIMVYSLFPPMINPIIYCLRAKDMRESLWKQFNIKTVPKKAKVSAISN; encoded by the coding sequence ATGCCAGAGGGAAATCATAGCACCGTGACTGAATTTATCCTTACTGGATTCCCTGGACTTGATCCAGAGTACCAAGGCCTTGTCTCAGCAGTATTGTTCTTAGTTTATATCTTAACTTTAACAGGCAATgtaacaattctttttttatttgcaaccaACCACAGTCTCCATAAGccaatgtattatattattctaaatCTATGTACATGTGACATCCTTTTGAGCACAACAACTTTACCTAAAATTATCAGTAAGTATTGGTTTCAAACAGGGACCATTTCATTCACTGCTTGCTTTGTCCAAATGTACTTTGTTCACTACCTTGGCACAGTGAATTCCTATATTCTCTTCCTAATGGCTTTAGATAGGTATGTGGCGATCTGCCATCCTCTCAAATATCCCATTGTTCTTAAAAGTTCCAATATCCAAATTCTCAGTATTACGGCATGGATTATTGCCAAGGCAGGCCCTTTAATGTTAGTTATTAGGGCATACCCTCTCCCGTACTGTTCCTCAAACATTATCAACCACTGCTTCTGTGATCATATTGGTATAACAACCCTAGCATGCGTTAACAGGGCCCCTTATGCTCTTCCTGCTTTTACGTTTGCAATGTGTTCCTTACTGGGACCTCTGGCATTCATACTGTTCTCATATTGTACTATAATTATAGCAGTACTTAGGATTGCAAATGGACAAGGTCGCATTAAATCTCTGTCAACTTGCAGTACTCAGCTGATTATAATTTCACTCTATTATTTGCCcagatgttttgtgtatttagcCAGCAATGTTGGCATAAAATTTAGTTCTGAGGTGCGAATAGTAATAATCATGGTTTATAGCCTTTTCCCTCCAATGATTAATCCAATTATCTATTGCTTAAGAGCTAAAGACATGAGAGAAAGCTTGTGGAAGCAATTCAACATAAAGACTGTTCccaaaaaagcaaaagtttCAGCTATTAGCAACTGA
- the LOC129092550 gene encoding olfactory receptor 2AT4-like: MPEGNHSTVTEFILTGFPGLDPEYQGLVSAVLFLVYILTLTGNVTILFLFATNRSLHKPMYYIILNLCTCDILFSTVTLPKIISMYWFQTGTISFTACFVQMYFVHYLGSVNSLILFLMALDRYVAICHPLKYPIVLKNSNIQILSITAWIIAKTSPLMLVIRAYPLPYCSSNIINHCFCDHIGITTLACVNRAPYALPALIFAMFVLLGPLAFIVFSYSAIIIAVLRIANAQGRIKSLSTCSTQLIIISLYYLPRCFVYLASNVGIKFSSEVRIVIIMVYSLIPPMINPIIYCLRAKDMRESLWKQFNTKTVPKKAKVSAISN, encoded by the coding sequence ATGCCAGAGGGAAATCATAGCACCGTGACTGAATTTATCCTTACTGGATTCCCTGGACTTGATCCAGAGTACCAAGGCCTTGTCTCAGCAGTATTGTTCTTAGTTTATATCTTAACTTTAACAGGCAATgttacaattctttttttatttgcaaccaACCGCAGTCTCCATAAAccaatgtattatattattctaaatCTATGTACATGTGACATCCTTTTTAGCACAGTAACTTTACCTAAAATTATCAGTATGTATTGGTTTCAAACAGGGACCATTTCATTCACTGCTTGCTTTGTCCAAATGTACTTTGTTCACTATCTTGGCTCAGTGAATTCCTTGATTCTCTTCCTAATGGCTTTAGATAGGTATGTGGCGATCTGCCATCCTCTCAAATATCCCATTGTTCTTAAAAACTCCAATATCCAAATTCTCAGTATTACAGCATGGATTATTGCCAAAACAAGCCCTTTAATGTTAGTTATTAGGGCATACCCTCTCCCGTACTGTTCCTCAAACATTATCAACCACTGCTTCTGTGATCATATTGGTATAACAACCCTAGCATGCGTTAACAGGGCCCCTTATGCTCTTCCTGCTTTAATTTTTGCAATGTTTGTCTTACTGGGACCTCTGGCATTCATAGTGTTCTCATATAGCGCTATAATTATAGCAGTACTTAGGATTGCAAATGCACAAGGTCGCATTAAATCTCTGTCAACTTGCAGTACTCAGCTGATTATAATTTCACTCTATTATTTGCCcagatgttttgtgtatttagcCAGCAATGTTGGCATAAAATTTAGTTCTGAGGTGCGAATAGTAATAATCATGGTTTATAGCCTTATCCCTCCAATGATTAATCCAATTATATATTGCTTAAGAGCTAAAGACATGAGAGAAAGCTTGTGGAAGCAATTTAACACAAAGACTGTTCCCAAAAAAGCAAAGGTTTCAGCTATTAGCAACTGA